The proteins below are encoded in one region of Bacillus vallismortis:
- the spo0J gene encoding stage 0 sporulation protein Spo0J codes for MAKGLGKGINALFNQVDLSNETVEDIKVADLRPNPYQPRKHFDDEALAELKESVQQHGILQPLIVRKSLKGYDIVAGERRFRAAKLAGLDTVPAIVRELSEALMREIALLENLQREDLSPLEEAQAYDSLLKHLDLTQEQLAKRLGKSRPHIANHLRLLTLPENVQHLIAEGTLSMGHGRTLLGLKNKSKLEPLVQKVIAEQLNVRQLEQLIQQLNQNVSRETKKKEPVKDAVLKERESYLQNYFGTTVNIKRQKKKGRIEIEFFSNEDLDRILELLSERES; via the coding sequence ATGGCTAAAGGCCTTGGAAAAGGGATTAATGCGTTGTTCAATCAGGTCGATTTGTCGAATGAGACAGTTGAAGATATTAAAGTTGCCGATTTACGCCCTAATCCTTATCAGCCAAGAAAACACTTTGATGACGAGGCATTAGCTGAACTAAAAGAATCTGTGCAGCAGCATGGCATTCTTCAGCCGCTTATCGTCAGAAAATCTTTAAAAGGCTATGATATTGTTGCGGGTGAACGGCGTTTTCGAGCGGCAAAGCTTGCGGGTTTAGACACGGTTCCGGCCATTGTTCGTGAATTATCAGAGGCATTAATGAGAGAAATTGCTTTATTGGAAAACCTTCAGCGTGAAGATTTATCGCCGCTTGAAGAGGCCCAGGCCTACGATTCTTTGCTGAAACACTTAGATCTCACGCAAGAACAGCTTGCTAAACGTCTTGGGAAAAGCAGACCGCATATTGCGAATCATTTAAGATTGCTGACACTTCCAGAAAACGTTCAACATCTTATTGCTGAAGGTACGCTTTCGATGGGACATGGACGCACGCTTCTTGGCTTGAAAAACAAAAGTAAGCTTGAACCGCTTGTACAAAAAGTCATTGCGGAGCAGCTCAATGTTCGACAGCTAGAACAGCTGATTCAGCAGTTAAATCAGAATGTTTCACGTGAAACAAAGAAAAAAGAGCCTGTGAAAGACGCGGTTCTGAAAGAACGGGAATCCTATCTGCAAAATTATTTTGGAACAACGGTCAATATTAAACGACAAAAGAAAAAAGGAAGAATTGAGATTGAATTTTTCTCAAATGAAGATCTTGATCGGATTTTAGAGCTTTTGTCTGAAAGAGAATCGTAA
- the yyaC gene encoding spore protease YyaC, translated as MNRKGGLFSSQERVKQYVSHTDAAAVKQIQTILSSSLRKAAGKPIIVVCIGTDRSTGDSLGPLVGMKLKQMQLTRFHVYGTLSDPVHAVNMKDKIQDIQKIHKNPFIIAVDACLGRVKSVGSFQIGEGPLKPGAGVQKDLPEVGDLHINGIVNVSGFMEYFVLQNTRLHLVMNMANVLAEGLSATDRTGWRHERLSPLQRITGRI; from the coding sequence ATGAATCGAAAAGGCGGGCTTTTTTCCTCTCAGGAACGAGTAAAGCAATATGTTTCACACACGGATGCAGCCGCAGTAAAACAGATCCAAACCATCCTTTCTTCATCCTTGCGGAAAGCTGCCGGCAAACCCATTATCGTGGTTTGTATCGGAACAGACCGTTCAACCGGCGATTCATTAGGCCCGCTCGTAGGAATGAAACTCAAACAAATGCAGCTCACTAGATTTCATGTCTATGGCACTTTATCTGACCCTGTCCACGCTGTGAATATGAAGGATAAAATTCAAGACATTCAAAAAATACATAAAAACCCATTCATTATAGCAGTCGATGCATGCTTAGGACGCGTTAAAAGTGTAGGTTCGTTTCAAATCGGAGAGGGGCCATTAAAGCCGGGAGCCGGTGTGCAAAAGGACCTTCCTGAAGTGGGAGATCTTCATATTAACGGAATTGTAAATGTGAGTGGTTTTATGGAATACTTTGTTTTACAAAATACAAGGCTGCACTTGGTCATGAATATGGCAAATGTTCTTGCTGAAGGATTGAGTGCAACTGATCGGACAGGGTGGAGGCACGAACGCCTTAGCCCGCTCCAAAGGATCACCGGGCGCATATAA
- a CDS encoding YkvI family membrane protein, with translation MLWRAGMKWMLLILGSLIGAGYASGQEIWQFFGVESGLAIVLFTIMFMFSSYIVMKISFKVKSTHFLPVLEHLMGPWLAKIYDVLIVFYLFSTTMVMIAGGGVTLQMYKLPFWWGIALICIVTVCLFFWDVKGILSVNGIIIPVLVAGLLYALISFQSTHHHTWTIDLTRQYNWPASITFTSLNILSVVAILSSVGKEMKGLGEAKIASVASGLVFGVISFVYNETLVELAGSLSQFEIPLFAVLEDFPYLLFLCMTAVLCLAIYTTTVAGLLGLSSRLMAFVHMPRWMIVFILLALMVPFTSFGFSELIAFLYPIYGMLNLYLLVCLWLYPILSKWK, from the coding sequence ATGTTGTGGAGAGCCGGAATGAAGTGGATGCTGCTCATATTAGGGAGCCTGATCGGGGCCGGATATGCGAGCGGTCAGGAGATATGGCAGTTTTTTGGAGTGGAAAGCGGACTTGCTATTGTGCTGTTTACAATCATGTTCATGTTCTCATCTTATATTGTGATGAAAATTAGTTTTAAGGTAAAATCCACTCATTTTTTGCCGGTTCTGGAGCATTTGATGGGACCGTGGCTGGCGAAAATTTATGATGTCCTCATCGTTTTTTATTTGTTTTCGACGACTATGGTGATGATTGCCGGAGGCGGTGTGACCCTGCAAATGTACAAGCTTCCTTTCTGGTGGGGAATCGCGCTGATTTGTATCGTGACTGTGTGTTTGTTTTTCTGGGATGTGAAAGGGATATTATCAGTAAATGGCATTATCATTCCTGTATTAGTTGCGGGTTTGCTGTATGCGCTGATCTCCTTTCAGAGCACCCATCACCATACATGGACAATTGATTTGACTAGGCAGTATAACTGGCCTGCAAGCATTACGTTCACCTCTTTAAACATTCTTTCTGTTGTCGCGATTTTATCCTCCGTGGGAAAAGAAATGAAAGGTCTCGGTGAAGCGAAAATCGCCAGTGTGGCAAGCGGTCTTGTTTTTGGCGTGATCTCATTTGTCTATAATGAGACGTTAGTGGAGCTGGCGGGCTCCCTTTCTCAGTTTGAAATCCCATTGTTTGCCGTCTTGGAGGATTTTCCTTATCTCCTTTTTTTATGTATGACAGCGGTTCTGTGCCTAGCGATTTATACAACGACGGTAGCGGGTTTGCTTGGGCTGTCAAGCCGGCTGATGGCGTTTGTTCATATGCCGAGATGGATGATTGTGTTCATTCTATTAGCGTTGATGGTGCCTTTTACTTCTTTTGGGTTTTCTGAATTGATCGCATTCTTGTATCCAATATACGGGATGCTAAATTTGTACTTGTTAGTTTGTCTGTGGTTATATCCTATTTTAAGTAAATGGAAATAA
- a CDS encoding DUF951 domain-containing protein has protein sequence MADKDFGLNDIVEMKKPHPCGANSWKIIRMGMDIRIKCEGCSHSVMIPRREFERKLKKVLVKHEEPTS, from the coding sequence TTGGCGGATAAAGACTTTGGCCTAAATGATATCGTAGAAATGAAAAAACCGCATCCATGCGGAGCGAACAGCTGGAAAATTATACGCATGGGGATGGATATCCGAATTAAGTGTGAGGGATGCTCTCACAGTGTGATGATTCCGAGAAGAGAATTTGAAAGAAAACTTAAAAAAGTACTAGTCAAGCATGAGGAGCCTACTTCATAA
- a CDS encoding molybdopterin-dependent oxidoreductase — translation MGKVHQSACPLNCWDSCGFLVTVDEGKVTKVDGDPNHPITEGKICGRGRMLETKTNSPERIRYPMKKQNGEFVRISWEQALDEIADKLREIKETSETTAVLHSHDYANNGLLKALDQRFFNGYGGVTEIVGSICWGSGIEAQSWDFGRSYGHGPLDIYNSKHVVVWGRNVSRTNMHLYHHLQQVKKKGATITVIDPIFNPTAKLADRYISVKPGMDGWLAAAVLKVLIETGRTDETFISEHSVGFDDVKELLDTVSLEEFIVKTETSMEELEYLAGLYADGPVSTFMGLGMQRYKNGGETIRWIDALAAASGNVGIKGGGANFGNVQIGESFAKTKLTLPELKTASRSFSMMTQAEEVLTAVDPAIEMMIVTCGNPLTQVPNTNKVRQAFENVPMTVAIDSIMTDTAKLCDYVLPTATVFEEEDIYYSSMYHHYVQYGKKLVEPQGETKSDSWIWTKLAERLGFGELFDHSTEEFLEMGLSSLEAEGVTLERLKEKGHLPLPVKQVPWDDYQFLTPSGKFEFTSSLAEEKGFSGLLQLNVPEESVFHNEQLAGKYPYTLLSIHPQRSNHSQHVPFIEKLQHIQVDISPDIAAEQNLQDGDAVAIFNDRGRLKGKVKVMKQAHPKTINIDEGMWAAFGGSVNTLTNDTNSDNGMGSTLFDCLVGLKKA, via the coding sequence ATGGGCAAAGTGCATCAGTCAGCTTGTCCGCTGAATTGCTGGGACAGCTGCGGCTTTTTGGTGACTGTTGATGAGGGAAAAGTAACAAAAGTGGACGGGGATCCGAACCATCCGATTACGGAAGGCAAGATCTGCGGACGCGGCAGAATGCTTGAGACAAAAACAAATTCGCCTGAGCGGATTCGCTATCCGATGAAAAAACAAAATGGCGAGTTTGTGCGGATTTCCTGGGAGCAGGCGCTTGATGAAATTGCCGATAAGCTTCGGGAGATCAAAGAAACGTCAGAAACGACTGCTGTTTTGCACAGCCATGATTATGCGAATAACGGTTTGTTAAAAGCGCTAGATCAACGTTTTTTTAATGGATATGGCGGCGTGACTGAAATCGTCGGAAGCATATGCTGGGGCTCCGGTATCGAGGCGCAAAGCTGGGATTTCGGCCGGTCGTACGGACACGGCCCGCTTGATATTTACAACAGCAAGCATGTTGTTGTGTGGGGAAGAAATGTATCCAGAACAAATATGCACTTATACCATCACTTGCAGCAGGTGAAGAAAAAGGGAGCCACAATTACGGTGATTGATCCGATCTTCAACCCGACTGCCAAACTTGCAGACCGCTATATCTCTGTCAAGCCGGGAATGGATGGCTGGCTTGCGGCAGCTGTTTTAAAGGTTCTGATAGAGACGGGAAGAACCGATGAGACGTTTATTTCTGAGCACTCTGTCGGTTTTGATGATGTGAAAGAGCTTTTAGACACTGTTTCTTTAGAGGAGTTTATTGTGAAAACAGAAACTTCTATGGAGGAGCTGGAGTATTTGGCTGGTTTGTATGCAGATGGCCCGGTTTCTACCTTTATGGGGCTCGGTATGCAGCGATATAAAAACGGCGGCGAAACGATTCGTTGGATTGATGCACTTGCAGCGGCAAGCGGAAATGTCGGAATCAAAGGCGGGGGCGCGAATTTCGGGAATGTCCAGATCGGTGAAAGCTTTGCGAAAACGAAGCTGACGCTGCCGGAATTAAAAACAGCATCACGTTCGTTTTCAATGATGACGCAGGCTGAAGAGGTGCTGACGGCTGTTGATCCTGCGATTGAGATGATGATTGTGACGTGCGGGAATCCGCTGACTCAGGTGCCAAATACCAATAAAGTAAGGCAAGCCTTTGAAAACGTACCGATGACGGTGGCGATTGATTCGATTATGACGGATACGGCAAAGCTATGTGACTATGTTTTGCCGACTGCCACTGTTTTTGAAGAAGAGGATATCTATTATTCCAGTATGTATCATCATTACGTTCAGTACGGGAAGAAGCTTGTGGAGCCGCAGGGGGAAACGAAATCGGACAGTTGGATCTGGACAAAGCTTGCAGAACGTCTTGGGTTTGGCGAGTTGTTTGACCACAGCACTGAAGAATTTTTGGAGATGGGGCTTTCTTCATTGGAAGCAGAGGGTGTGACGCTTGAGCGATTGAAAGAAAAAGGGCATCTCCCTCTTCCAGTCAAGCAGGTTCCGTGGGATGATTATCAGTTTTTGACACCGAGCGGAAAATTTGAATTTACTTCGTCGTTAGCTGAAGAAAAAGGATTTAGCGGTTTGCTTCAATTAAACGTACCTGAAGAGTCTGTTTTCCATAATGAACAGTTAGCTGGCAAGTATCCTTACACGCTGCTGTCCATTCATCCGCAACGCTCTAATCACTCTCAGCATGTGCCGTTTATCGAAAAGCTTCAGCACATTCAGGTCGATATTTCTCCAGATATAGCGGCTGAGCAGAATCTTCAGGACGGAGATGCGGTTGCCATCTTTAATGACCGCGGTCGCTTGAAGGGCAAGGTGAAGGTGATGAAGCAGGCTCACCCGAAGACGATTAACATAGATGAAGGCATGTGGGCGGCTTTTGGAGGTTCAGTCAATACCCTGACAAACGATACAAATTCCGATAATGGAATGGGAAGTACGCTTTTTGACTGTTTGGTGGGCTTGAAAAAAGCATAA
- the ychF gene encoding redox-regulated ATPase YchF, which yields MALTAGIVGLPNVGKSTLFNAITQAGAESANYPFCTIDPNVGIVEVPDDRLQKLTELVNPKKTVPTAFEFTDIAGIVKGASKGEGLGNKFLSHIRQVDAICHVVRAFSDDNITHVSGKVDPIDDIETINLELILADMETVEKRITRVSKLAKQKDKDAVFEFEILSKLKEAFENEKPARSVEFTEEQQRLVKQLHLLTSKPILYVANVSEEEVADPSGNENVAKIREYAAGENAEVIVVCAKIESEIAELEGEEKQMFLEELGIEESGLDQLIKASYSLLGLATYFTAGEQEVRAWTFKRGMKAPECAGVIHSDFERGFIRAETVAYEDLLAGGGMAGAKEAGKVRLEGKEYVVQDGDVIHFRFNV from the coding sequence ATGGCTTTAACAGCTGGAATTGTCGGTTTGCCGAACGTCGGGAAATCAACATTATTTAACGCAATTACACAGGCCGGTGCCGAATCAGCCAACTACCCGTTCTGTACGATTGATCCGAACGTGGGAATTGTAGAAGTACCGGATGATCGTCTGCAAAAGCTGACTGAGCTGGTCAACCCGAAGAAGACTGTGCCGACTGCTTTTGAATTCACTGATATTGCAGGGATTGTAAAAGGCGCGTCTAAAGGAGAAGGACTCGGTAACAAATTCCTTTCTCATATTCGCCAGGTTGACGCGATTTGCCACGTTGTCCGTGCTTTTTCTGATGACAACATTACACACGTTTCCGGGAAAGTTGATCCGATTGATGACATTGAAACGATCAACCTTGAGCTGATCCTCGCTGATATGGAAACAGTTGAAAAGCGGATAACACGCGTCAGCAAACTTGCAAAGCAAAAAGATAAAGACGCTGTATTCGAGTTTGAGATTCTGTCTAAACTGAAAGAAGCGTTTGAGAATGAAAAGCCTGCTCGTTCTGTTGAGTTTACTGAAGAGCAGCAAAGGCTTGTAAAGCAGCTTCATTTACTGACTTCGAAGCCTATTTTGTATGTGGCGAACGTAAGCGAGGAGGAAGTGGCTGACCCGTCTGGCAATGAAAATGTAGCGAAGATTCGTGAGTACGCTGCCGGCGAAAACGCGGAAGTTATCGTCGTATGTGCGAAAATCGAATCTGAAATCGCCGAGCTCGAAGGTGAAGAAAAGCAAATGTTCCTTGAAGAGCTTGGCATTGAAGAATCAGGTCTTGATCAGCTGATCAAAGCGTCTTATTCCCTTCTAGGCCTTGCAACATATTTCACAGCCGGTGAACAGGAAGTCAGAGCTTGGACATTCAAAAGAGGCATGAAAGCCCCTGAGTGTGCAGGCGTTATTCATAGTGACTTTGAGCGCGGCTTCATTCGTGCTGAAACGGTTGCCTATGAGGATCTTCTTGCGGGCGGCGGTATGGCAGGAGCCAAAGAAGCAGGGAAAGTCCGTCTCGAAGGAAAAGAATATGTGGTCCAAGACGGAGATGTTATTCATTTCCGATTTAATGTATAG
- the rpsF gene encoding 30S ribosomal protein S6, whose product MRKYEVMYIIRPNIDDESKKAVIERFNNVLTSNGAEITGTKDWGKRRLAYEINDFRDGFYQILNVQADAAAVQEFDRLAKISDDIIRHIVVKEEE is encoded by the coding sequence ATGAGAAAGTACGAAGTTATGTACATTATCCGACCAAACATTGACGATGAGTCTAAAAAAGCAGTTATCGAGCGTTTCAACAACGTTCTGACTTCTAATGGTGCGGAGATCACTGGAACAAAGGATTGGGGTAAACGTCGTCTTGCTTACGAAATCAACGATTTCCGCGACGGTTTCTACCAAATCTTAAACGTTCAAGCTGATGCTGCGGCAGTTCAAGAATTTGACCGTCTAGCTAAGATCAGTGACGATATCATTCGCCACATTGTTGTTAAAGAAGAAGAATAA
- the ssbA gene encoding single-stranded DNA-binding protein SsbA, translated as MLNRVVLVGRLTKDPELRYTPNGAAVATFTLAVNRTFTNQSGEREADFINCVTWRRQAENVANFLKKGSLAGVDGRLQTRNYENQQGQRVFVTEVQAESVQFLEPKSGGGSGSGGYNEGNSGGGQYFGGGQNDNPFGGNQNNQRRNQGNSFNDDPFANDGKPIDISDDDLPF; from the coding sequence ATGCTTAACCGAGTTGTATTAGTCGGAAGACTGACAAAAGACCCAGAGCTTCGTTATACGCCAAACGGTGCGGCTGTTGCCACGTTTACTCTTGCTGTGAATCGTACATTTACGAACCAGTCCGGAGAACGTGAGGCCGATTTCATTAATTGTGTCACTTGGAGAAGACAAGCCGAAAACGTTGCGAACTTCCTGAAAAAAGGAAGCCTTGCAGGCGTAGATGGCCGTTTACAAACAAGAAACTATGAAAACCAGCAAGGACAGCGTGTCTTCGTGACCGAGGTCCAAGCTGAAAGTGTTCAGTTTCTTGAGCCGAAAAGCGGCGGCGGTTCTGGTTCAGGTGGATACAACGAAGGAAACAGCGGCGGAGGCCAGTACTTTGGCGGAGGCCAAAATGATAATCCATTCGGGGGAAATCAGAACAACCAGAGACGCAATCAGGGGAACAGTTTTAATGACGACCCATTCGCCAACGACGGCAAACCGATTGACATCTCGGATGATGATCTTCCATTCTAA
- the rpsR gene encoding 30S ribosomal protein S18, with amino-acid sequence MAGGRRGGRAKRRKVCYFTSNGITHIDYKDVDLLKKFVSERGKILPRRVTGTNAKYQRKLTAAIKRARQMALLPYVSGE; translated from the coding sequence ATGGCAGGAGGACGCAGAGGCGGTCGTGCGAAACGCCGTAAAGTGTGTTATTTCACTTCTAACGGTATCACGCACATCGACTACAAAGATGTAGATCTTCTTAAAAAGTTTGTTTCTGAGCGCGGTAAAATTTTACCACGTCGTGTAACTGGAACAAACGCTAAATACCAACGTAAATTGACTGCAGCCATCAAACGCGCTCGTCAAATGGCTTTACTTCCGTACGTAAGCGGTGAGTAA
- the xth gene encoding exodeoxyribonuclease III → MKLIAWNVNGLRAVMRKMDFLSYLKEEDADIICLQETKIQDGQVDLQPEGYHVYWNYAVKKGYSGTAVFSRREPLRVMYGIGIEEHDQEGRVITLEFENMFVVTVYTPNSKRGLERIDYRMQWEEALLSYILELDQKKPVILCGDLNVAHQEIDLKNPKANRNNAGFSDQEREAFTRFLEAGFIDSFRHVYPDLEGAYSWWSYRAGARDRNIGWRLDYVVVSERLREQIEDASISADVMGSDHCPVELTINI, encoded by the coding sequence ATGAAGCTGATTGCTTGGAATGTAAACGGCCTGCGGGCTGTGATGAGAAAGATGGATTTCCTCTCTTATCTGAAAGAAGAGGATGCAGATATTATATGTCTTCAGGAAACAAAGATACAGGACGGCCAGGTCGATCTTCAGCCTGAAGGCTATCATGTGTATTGGAATTATGCAGTGAAAAAAGGGTATTCTGGCACGGCTGTTTTTTCAAGACGAGAGCCGCTGCGGGTTATGTACGGGATCGGAATAGAAGAGCACGATCAAGAAGGCAGAGTGATTACGCTGGAATTTGAAAATATGTTTGTGGTGACTGTTTACACGCCCAATTCTAAAAGGGGCTTGGAGCGGATTGATTATCGCATGCAGTGGGAAGAGGCTTTATTATCTTATATTCTTGAATTGGATCAGAAAAAACCTGTCATTTTATGTGGTGATTTGAATGTAGCTCATCAGGAGATCGATTTGAAAAACCCAAAAGCGAACCGGAATAACGCTGGGTTTTCTGATCAAGAAAGAGAGGCATTCACCCGTTTCTTAGAAGCTGGATTTATAGACTCATTCCGCCACGTCTATCCTGATCTTGAAGGTGCTTATTCCTGGTGGTCGTATCGTGCCGGCGCCCGAGACAGAAATATCGGATGGCGTCTCGATTATGTTGTGGTTTCCGAAAGGCTTAGGGAGCAGATTGAGGATGCCAGCATATCAGCGGACGTCATGGGTTCCGACCATTGTCCTGTTGAACTTACGATTAATATATGA